A stretch of the Coprobacillus cateniformis genome encodes the following:
- a CDS encoding molybdopterin-binding protein: MNVEIINVGTELLLGEIVNTNATLLQKMCKDLGFNVYFQTVVGDNPERLYDCLKLAFDRGADCVMTTGGLGPTSDDLTKELSAQYLDLDMVYNEMEAKKVEEKCKYCSSSSTISSNNFKQAYYPADAYILENDMGTANGCVMQKDGKMIVNLPGPPKEIQYVIEHSLLPYLSQYKQETIFTFEYTTMFIGESRVDEILRDLIDAQGDVSIALYAGEETVRIRLAVKTHSQQQADQMMETTKTEIEKRIGQYMIAEKDLKEALLKKLPSLSIEYKGTFQLKDEFLKPFFSIQPQIRIVVETRQEKLGEVVVFKFNDDYVFKVPTFVKARYSYGKVEARFVAQLYKYLLSQK, translated from the coding sequence ATGAATGTTGAGATTATAAATGTCGGTACAGAATTATTATTAGGTGAAATCGTTAATACAAATGCAACACTTTTACAAAAGATGTGTAAAGATTTAGGCTTTAATGTTTATTTTCAAACAGTTGTTGGTGATAATCCAGAACGTTTGTATGATTGCTTAAAATTAGCTTTTGATCGTGGTGCTGATTGCGTTATGACAACAGGTGGATTAGGTCCCACCAGTGATGATTTAACTAAAGAATTATCTGCTCAATATTTAGATTTAGACATGGTTTATAATGAAATGGAAGCGAAAAAAGTTGAAGAGAAATGTAAGTATTGTTCAAGTTCTTCTACTATTTCAAGTAACAATTTTAAACAAGCTTATTATCCAGCTGATGCTTATATACTAGAAAATGATATGGGTACAGCAAATGGATGTGTGATGCAAAAGGATGGTAAGATGATTGTGAACTTACCAGGACCACCTAAGGAGATACAATATGTTATTGAACATTCGTTATTACCTTATCTTTCACAATATAAACAGGAGACAATCTTTACTTTTGAATATACAACAATGTTTATTGGAGAAAGTCGAGTTGATGAAATTCTAAGAGATTTGATTGATGCTCAAGGTGATGTTTCTATTGCCCTCTATGCTGGTGAAGAAACTGTGAGAATTAGATTAGCAGTGAAAACGCACTCACAACAGCAAGCTGATCAAATGATGGAGACAACAAAGACAGAGATTGAAAAGCGTATTGGTCAATATATGATTGCTGAAAAAGATTTAAAAGAGGCTCTATTAAAGAAACTTCCATCTTTATCTATTGAATACAAAGGAACATTTCAATTAAAAGATGAATTTTTAAAACCTTTCTTTTCAATTCAACCACAAATAAGAATTGTTGTAGAAACGAGACAGGAAAAACTTGGAGAAGTTGTTGTTTTTAAATTTAATGATGACTATGTATTTAAAGTACCTACTTTTGTGAAAGCAAGGTATTCTTATGGCAAAGTAGAGGCTAGATTTGTAGCACAGTTATATAAATATCTTTTATCTCAGAAATGA